Proteins encoded within one genomic window of Kibdelosporangium phytohabitans:
- a CDS encoding beta-N-acetylhexosaminidase, translated as MAVTTATAALLQAPASAGQEALAGKSLTSVIPAPAFAQPDARQAFRLGWGTLILTQHGSREAAAVGKQLADVLRPSTGYPLPVLPAFVHGTGIQLLLGGADPRVGQEGYQLKVERGQVVIRANTAAGLFAGTQTLRQLLPAAAESKSRQKGPWVVPGGRIVDFPRFAHRGAMLDVSRHFFSVGEVKSYIDQLSQYKINRLHLHLSDDQGWRIEIPGWPRLTSYGASTEVGGGPGGFYTKRQYLDLVAYARSRFITIIPEIDMPGHTNAALASYAELNCDGVAPPLYTGTEVGFSSFCIDKEITYKFIDDVVRELAALTPGEYIHIGGDEAHATEPADYLKFMRRVLPIAAKYGKKVAGWHEFVKAQPVTSAVPQYWGTDDEDEDVAAAAARGNKVLLSPAHKAYLDMKYDENTPLGQDWAAFVEVDVAYGWNPGSFVKNVPESSVLGVEAPLWSETLEDSDDIEFMAFPRLPAVAELGWSPWSTHDWASFRERLAQQGDRWQVQGVNFYRSPQIPWHN; from the coding sequence ATGGCGGTGACAACCGCCACAGCCGCGCTGTTGCAAGCACCGGCGAGCGCTGGTCAGGAGGCACTCGCGGGCAAGAGCCTGACGAGTGTGATCCCGGCACCGGCCTTCGCCCAGCCGGATGCGCGGCAGGCATTCCGGCTCGGCTGGGGCACCCTGATCCTCACGCAGCACGGGTCGCGCGAGGCCGCCGCGGTGGGCAAGCAGCTCGCCGACGTGCTGCGGCCGTCGACCGGGTACCCGCTGCCGGTCCTGCCCGCGTTCGTGCACGGCACCGGCATCCAGCTGCTGCTCGGCGGCGCCGACCCGCGCGTCGGTCAGGAGGGCTACCAGCTGAAGGTGGAACGCGGCCAGGTCGTCATCCGCGCCAACACCGCGGCGGGCCTGTTCGCGGGCACGCAGACGCTGCGCCAACTGCTGCCCGCGGCCGCCGAGAGCAAGTCACGCCAGAAGGGGCCGTGGGTCGTGCCCGGCGGCAGGATCGTCGACTTCCCCCGGTTCGCCCACCGCGGCGCCATGCTGGACGTGTCACGTCACTTCTTCAGCGTCGGCGAGGTCAAGAGCTACATCGACCAGTTGTCGCAGTACAAGATCAACCGGCTGCACCTGCACCTGTCCGACGACCAGGGCTGGCGGATCGAGATCCCCGGCTGGCCCCGGCTGACCAGCTACGGCGCCAGTACCGAGGTGGGCGGCGGGCCGGGCGGCTTCTACACCAAGCGCCAGTACCTCGACCTGGTCGCGTACGCCCGCTCGAGGTTCATCACGATCATCCCCGAGATCGACATGCCCGGGCACACCAACGCCGCGCTGGCCTCGTACGCCGAGCTGAACTGCGACGGCGTCGCACCGCCGCTGTACACCGGCACGGAGGTCGGGTTCAGCTCGTTCTGCATCGACAAGGAGATCACGTACAAGTTCATCGACGACGTGGTCCGTGAACTGGCCGCGCTGACCCCGGGCGAGTACATCCACATCGGCGGCGACGAGGCACACGCGACCGAACCGGCCGACTACCTGAAGTTCATGCGGCGGGTGCTGCCGATCGCGGCCAAGTACGGCAAGAAGGTCGCCGGGTGGCACGAGTTCGTGAAGGCGCAGCCGGTCACCTCGGCTGTCCCGCAGTACTGGGGCACCGACGACGAGGACGAGGACGTGGCCGCGGCGGCGGCGCGGGGCAACAAGGTCCTGCTCTCCCCCGCCCACAAGGCCTATTTGGACATGAAGTACGACGAGAACACCCCGCTCGGCCAGGACTGGGCCGCGTTCGTCGAGGTGGACGTGGCGTACGGCTGGAACCCGGGCTCGTTCGTGAAGAACGTGCCCGAGTCGAGCGTGCTCGGCGTCGAGGCGCCGCTGTGGTCGGAAACCCTCGAGGACTCCGACGACATCGAGTTCATGGCGTTCCCGAGGCTGCCCGCGGTGGCCGAGCTGGGCTGGTCGCCGTGGTCGACGCACGACTGGGCGTCGTTCCGCGAGCGGCTGGCCCAGCAGGGCGACCGCTGGCAGGTGCAGGGGGTGAACTTCTACCGTTCACCGCAGATCCCCTGGCACAACTAG
- a CDS encoding sensor histidine kinase — translation MRQSRAVWWSVRALVFALACVPVFALVALSLLTVIAAPAVIRWSRWLPDLARRVTGIPGDGVYWPLMPPLQPDEDGLYTVGDRAVSKPSWFNEFDRELDWYTDDPGRRRDLIWLMVNPFVGGPLAAVAPGLIGTGVWLAFTSWWPVAAVPVIAGFLAAPWLVDVHDRWTSARLRAKHDGVMFRFWAQMRSRIQLVWFVTAHFLTALGTTILSAVVLVIGVVPIHIWGLWVFLWVPLVMGMREVTAFRRRSISTWSGLEIPAPYLPPPALPKPRPDGTYRHGTQLHKTPQSYMRIARYKWVMTDAATWRDFASCAVDTLVGLIAVPAAVFAPAWVLRTQAKITRNLLGPTVNAALAQRVHQLTATRADATDAQAAELRRIERDLHDGAQARLVAMGLHLSAVESLIDHDPAKAKSLVAKTKDASAKALTELRDLVRGIHPPVLAERGLGDALRALALDSPLKVQVEGTVDGRLPSPVESAVYFAVNELLTNVAKHAEADRVVLHIRHTEATLEVAVIDDGKGDANPAIGTGLLGLRRRLATFDGSFTLTSPPGGPTVATLTVPITDPATGR, via the coding sequence ATGCGGCAGAGCAGGGCGGTCTGGTGGAGCGTACGGGCGCTCGTCTTCGCGCTGGCGTGTGTGCCGGTCTTCGCCCTCGTAGCCCTCAGCCTGCTGACCGTGATCGCCGCTCCGGCAGTGATCAGGTGGTCCCGCTGGCTGCCCGACCTGGCCCGGCGGGTCACCGGGATCCCGGGCGACGGCGTCTACTGGCCGCTCATGCCCCCCTTGCAACCGGACGAGGACGGCCTGTACACGGTGGGTGACCGGGCGGTCAGCAAGCCGTCGTGGTTCAACGAGTTCGACCGCGAACTGGACTGGTACACCGACGACCCGGGCCGCCGCCGCGACCTGATCTGGCTGATGGTGAACCCGTTCGTCGGCGGCCCGTTGGCGGCGGTCGCACCCGGCCTGATCGGCACGGGCGTCTGGCTGGCTTTCACCTCGTGGTGGCCCGTGGCGGCGGTGCCGGTCATCGCGGGTTTCCTCGCCGCGCCCTGGCTGGTCGACGTACACGACCGTTGGACGTCGGCACGGCTGCGGGCCAAGCACGACGGCGTGATGTTCCGGTTCTGGGCCCAGATGCGCAGCCGGATCCAGCTGGTGTGGTTCGTCACCGCGCATTTCCTGACGGCACTGGGCACGACGATCCTGTCCGCGGTGGTCCTCGTGATCGGCGTCGTGCCGATCCACATCTGGGGCCTGTGGGTGTTCCTGTGGGTGCCACTGGTGATGGGGATGCGTGAAGTGACCGCGTTCCGCCGCAGATCGATCAGCACATGGTCAGGCCTGGAAATCCCCGCGCCCTACCTGCCACCCCCGGCACTGCCCAAACCCCGCCCGGACGGCACGTACAGGCACGGAACCCAACTGCACAAAACGCCGCAGAGCTACATGCGCATTGCCCGCTACAAGTGGGTCATGACCGACGCGGCCACGTGGCGCGACTTCGCCTCGTGCGCCGTGGACACCCTGGTCGGCTTGATCGCCGTGCCCGCCGCCGTGTTCGCCCCGGCCTGGGTACTGCGAACACAGGCGAAGATCACCCGCAACCTGCTCGGTCCGACCGTGAACGCCGCACTGGCACAACGAGTGCACCAGCTGACAGCGACCCGCGCCGACGCGACAGACGCCCAAGCAGCGGAACTCCGCCGGATCGAACGCGACCTCCACGACGGCGCCCAAGCCCGCCTGGTCGCGATGGGCCTGCACCTGAGCGCGGTGGAAAGCCTCATCGACCACGACCCGGCGAAAGCGAAGTCGTTGGTGGCGAAGACGAAGGACGCCTCCGCGAAAGCACTGACCGAACTGCGCGACCTGGTCCGCGGAATCCACCCACCAGTGCTGGCAGAACGCGGCCTCGGCGACGCCCTGCGCGCACTGGCACTGGACAGCCCGTTGAAGGTGCAGGTGGAAGGCACGGTGGACGGGCGGCTACCGTCGCCCGTCGAGTCAGCGGTGTACTTCGCGGTGAACGAACTGCTGACGAACGTGGCAAAACACGCTGAAGCCGACCGCGTCGTGCTGCACATCAGACACACGGAGGCAACGCTGGAAGTCGCCGTGATCGACGACGGCAAGGGCGACGCGAACCCGGCGATCGGAACCGGACTGCTCGGCCTGCGACGACGGTTGGCGACCTTCGACGGATCGTTCACCCTCACCAGCCCACCAGGCGGCCCGACGGTAGCCACTCTCACCGTGCCGATCACCGACCCAGCCACCGGCCGCTGA
- a CDS encoding HAMP domain-containing sensor histidine kinase: MIRSLAGRIIVVCLAVAGVSALVAGLVLFRLVSRTSLDVTQRVLADQADVLAAQLFETDGGLAGRRRVVDILERQGIAVVSVGQRGNVVGEANAVAAARQAKALDGGRLSKNVETGGRTYLVEARDAPRGGFVLVLQPSADRTTIQRLIGNILLALGIGLLVAAVAGVVLGRLLARPLRRTAQVAHTMRAGRRDLRVPVEGPREVADVAGSVNSLADALQRSESRQRDFLLSVSHELRTPLTAVRGFAESLADGVVTGPRAADAGRTIGNEAQRLERLVGDLLDLARLSADDFRMDITSVDLSGVLRETAAVWSARCAAEGVEFRSENADHPVAAHTDPRRLRQALDGLMENALRVTPAGRPIVLAHLPGRVLQVRDSGPGLSEEDYRIAFERGALHRRYQGIRPVGTGLGLAIVHGLVTRMGGRIEAGPAPEGGAGFTITLPG; this comes from the coding sequence GTGATCCGGTCGCTGGCCGGCCGGATCATCGTGGTCTGCCTCGCCGTCGCCGGGGTGTCCGCGCTCGTCGCCGGACTCGTGCTGTTCCGGCTGGTGTCCAGGACTTCGCTGGACGTCACCCAGCGTGTCCTGGCCGACCAGGCCGACGTGCTCGCCGCGCAGCTGTTCGAGACCGACGGCGGCCTGGCCGGGCGCCGCCGGGTCGTGGACATCCTTGAACGACAAGGGATCGCTGTCGTCTCGGTCGGGCAACGCGGCAACGTCGTCGGCGAGGCGAACGCCGTCGCTGCCGCCAGGCAGGCCAAGGCGCTGGACGGCGGCCGGTTGTCGAAGAACGTCGAAACCGGCGGGCGTACGTACCTGGTCGAGGCCCGTGACGCTCCGCGCGGCGGTTTCGTGCTGGTCCTCCAGCCGTCCGCCGACCGTACGACGATCCAGCGCCTGATCGGCAACATCCTGCTGGCACTCGGCATCGGACTGCTGGTCGCCGCGGTCGCCGGTGTCGTGCTGGGCCGGTTGCTCGCTCGTCCGCTGCGGCGGACCGCCCAGGTCGCGCACACGATGCGGGCCGGGCGCAGAGACCTTCGCGTCCCGGTGGAAGGCCCCCGTGAGGTCGCCGACGTCGCCGGCTCGGTCAACTCGCTGGCGGACGCCTTGCAACGCAGCGAATCCCGCCAGCGCGACTTCCTGCTGTCGGTGTCGCACGAGCTGCGGACGCCGTTGACCGCGGTCCGCGGGTTCGCCGAGTCGCTGGCCGACGGCGTGGTGACCGGTCCGCGGGCCGCCGACGCCGGCCGGACCATCGGCAACGAGGCGCAGCGGCTGGAGCGGCTGGTCGGCGACCTGCTCGACCTGGCGAGGCTCTCGGCCGACGACTTCCGGATGGACATCACGTCCGTCGACCTGTCCGGTGTGCTGCGGGAGACCGCGGCCGTGTGGTCGGCGCGCTGCGCGGCGGAGGGCGTGGAATTCCGGTCGGAGAACGCCGATCACCCGGTCGCCGCGCACACCGACCCAAGGCGGCTGCGGCAGGCATTGGACGGGCTGATGGAGAACGCGCTGCGCGTCACCCCGGCAGGCAGGCCGATCGTGCTCGCCCACCTGCCCGGCCGGGTGCTGCAAGTGCGCGACAGCGGGCCAGGCTTGTCCGAAGAGGACTATCGGATCGCGTTCGAGCGCGGCGCGCTGCACCGCCGTTATCAGGGCATCCGGCCGGTCGGCACCGGCCTCGGGCTGGCGATCGTGCACGGGCTCGTCACGCGGATGGGCGGTAGGATCGAGGCCGGGCCCGCCCCGGAAGGCGGCGCCGGTTTCACGATCACGCTGCCAGGGTAG
- a CDS encoding helix-turn-helix domain-containing protein has translation MTWSPGWHPARDGSAAALGFFVSIAEDGHSGKAAERLGMTQPPVSQGVQRCRRGRAGRGPADRRRA, from the coding sequence GTGACGTGGTCGCCCGGCTGGCACCCCGCTCGTGATGGCTCTGCTGCGGCACTTGGGTTCTTCGTCTCGATCGCCGAGGACGGGCATTCCGGCAAGGCAGCCGAACGACTCGGCATGACCCAACCGCCGGTTTCCCAAGGTGTGCAACGGTGTCGGCGAGGCCGGGCTGGACGCGGTCCAGCGGATCGCCGCAGAGCTTGA
- a CDS encoding response regulator transcription factor, which translates to MSSRGLVLVAEDERSIADLVGMYLRRDGFGVHVETDGPGALAAVRRLRPVAVVLDIGLPGMDGIEVCRSLRAAEDWTPVLFVTARDDEVDRVLGLEMGADDYVTKPFSPRELVARVRAVLRRGTPQTEVLRAGAVEVKVDQRRVWAGGREVALTSTEFDLLEHLMRTPGRVYARDQLLSAVWGYQAAAGTRTVDVHIAQLRAKLGDDSPIRTVRGVGYSAESR; encoded by the coding sequence ATGAGCTCTAGAGGACTCGTTCTCGTCGCCGAGGACGAACGGTCGATCGCCGACCTGGTCGGGATGTACCTGCGCCGGGACGGGTTCGGCGTGCACGTGGAGACCGACGGGCCGGGCGCGCTCGCCGCCGTCCGCCGGTTGCGCCCGGTCGCCGTCGTGCTCGACATCGGCCTGCCCGGGATGGACGGCATCGAGGTGTGCCGTTCGCTGCGGGCTGCCGAGGACTGGACGCCCGTGCTGTTCGTGACCGCTCGTGACGACGAGGTGGACCGCGTCCTCGGCCTGGAGATGGGTGCCGACGACTACGTCACGAAGCCGTTCAGCCCCCGCGAACTGGTCGCCAGGGTGCGTGCGGTGCTGCGCCGCGGCACGCCGCAGACGGAAGTGCTCAGGGCGGGCGCGGTCGAGGTCAAAGTCGACCAGCGCCGGGTGTGGGCGGGTGGCCGCGAGGTGGCGCTCACGTCCACCGAGTTCGACCTGCTCGAACACCTGATGCGCACGCCCGGACGGGTCTACGCGCGTGACCAGCTGCTCAGCGCCGTGTGGGGCTACCAGGCGGCAGCCGGGACACGCACGGTCGACGTGCACATCGCCCAGCTGCGGGCCAAACTCGGCGACGACAGTCCGATCAGGACAGTCCGGGGTGTCGGCTACTCCGCGGAGTCGCGGTGA
- a CDS encoding SDR family oxidoreductase, translated as MTILVTGATGNVGRAVVTQLLEAGADVRATSRYPETAGLPVDVKAADLANPSSFEQALDNVEKVFLFPNPAGAQGFVDLAEAAGVQRIVLLSSQAAAHEEYGDAPMRTMHVIVEQALAKSSLEWTFLRPGGFATNTLLWAQSIKDTGRVRIPYADMNTNSIHEDDIAAVAVRALLEDGHAGNVYELTGPESLTQRRQIELIGEVIGKEIEVIDQRGAEARAALKAQFGPYANDHFLDSMLKIYQSAVGRPADMATGVDEVLGRPGRTFAEWVQDHKADFVA; from the coding sequence ATGACCATCCTGGTAACCGGCGCGACCGGAAACGTCGGTCGCGCCGTCGTCACACAGCTGCTCGAAGCAGGCGCGGACGTGCGCGCCACCTCCCGCTACCCGGAAACTGCCGGGCTGCCGGTCGACGTCAAGGCAGCCGACCTGGCGAACCCCTCGTCGTTCGAGCAGGCGCTCGACAACGTGGAGAAGGTGTTCCTGTTCCCCAACCCGGCGGGCGCGCAGGGATTCGTCGACCTCGCGGAAGCCGCAGGGGTGCAGCGAATCGTGCTGCTGTCCTCACAAGCCGCGGCGCACGAGGAGTACGGCGACGCCCCGATGCGGACCATGCACGTGATCGTGGAACAGGCGCTGGCGAAGTCCAGCCTGGAGTGGACCTTCCTGCGGCCGGGCGGATTCGCCACCAACACCCTGTTGTGGGCACAGTCCATCAAGGACACCGGCCGCGTGCGCATCCCGTACGCGGACATGAACACGAACTCGATCCACGAGGACGACATCGCCGCGGTGGCAGTCAGAGCGCTGCTCGAAGACGGGCACGCCGGCAACGTCTACGAACTGACCGGCCCGGAATCGCTGACGCAACGACGGCAGATCGAGCTGATCGGCGAGGTGATCGGCAAGGAGATCGAAGTGATCGACCAGCGGGGCGCCGAAGCCCGCGCGGCACTGAAGGCCCAGTTCGGGCCGTACGCGAATGACCACTTCCTCGACTCGATGCTGAAGATATACCAAAGCGCCGTCGGCAGGCCCGCCGACATGGCGACCGGGGTCGACGAGGTTCTCGGCCGTCCGGGCCGGACATTCGCCGAGTGGGTGCAGGACCACAAGGCCGACTTCGTGGCCTGA
- a CDS encoding GAF domain-containing protein: MKDAGAYTFLVSQLRAGLPAARADQPRELVSASWKRSLDAAIDPDHGLPPVVYAETDVPDLRADHPLAAVMPALRAMLVSIADEAEHIMLITDAAGHLLWREGSAVVRHQADKVLLTEGTRWTEEAIGTNAMGTALALDGPVVIHGGEHLVRLYHPWTCAAAPVHDPDTGEVLGVIDITGPLCTMHPSTLALVSAAAQLAESQLQSRMTLRNERFRLRNTRHLTGLGGSPGALVSPTGRVVATEACVGLPSRVDIRNGQGTLWLPDGRAAIVEPLAEGFLLRIAPGPAGSRQPLLSLRFLGVDEPKALLDGREIPLTLRHAEILTLLALHPNGMTAEQLALVLYGESGNPVTARAEIHRLRTQLGASAISTKPYRLDAEVDADFINVRQPLRERRVRDAVALWRGPLLPRSNAPGVRSEREQTLAQLRRLVLERRDLDALYSFVRATPDQEALEALTGGMPPADSRQAWVQSQLRACIADE, translated from the coding sequence ATGAAGGACGCGGGCGCGTACACATTCCTGGTCAGCCAGTTGCGCGCGGGACTTCCCGCCGCCCGTGCCGACCAGCCCCGCGAGCTGGTTTCCGCGTCGTGGAAGCGATCGCTCGACGCCGCCATCGACCCCGACCACGGTCTGCCGCCGGTGGTGTACGCCGAGACCGACGTCCCCGACCTGCGCGCGGACCATCCGCTCGCCGCGGTGATGCCCGCGTTGCGGGCGATGCTGGTGAGCATCGCCGACGAGGCCGAACACATCATGCTGATCACGGACGCCGCCGGGCACCTGCTGTGGCGGGAAGGCAGTGCCGTGGTTCGCCACCAGGCGGACAAGGTGCTGCTCACCGAGGGAACCAGGTGGACCGAGGAAGCCATTGGCACCAACGCGATGGGCACCGCGCTCGCGCTCGACGGCCCGGTGGTGATCCACGGCGGCGAACACCTCGTCCGCCTGTACCACCCGTGGACCTGCGCCGCGGCCCCGGTGCACGACCCGGACACCGGCGAGGTGCTCGGTGTCATCGACATCACTGGTCCTTTGTGCACAATGCACCCGTCGACGCTCGCGCTGGTCTCCGCGGCGGCGCAGCTGGCCGAAAGCCAGCTCCAGTCCCGGATGACCTTGCGCAACGAGCGTTTCCGGCTGCGCAACACGCGGCACCTGACCGGCCTGGGCGGCAGCCCCGGCGCACTGGTCTCGCCGACCGGCCGCGTGGTGGCGACCGAGGCGTGCGTCGGCCTCCCGTCCAGAGTGGACATCAGGAACGGGCAGGGCACGCTGTGGCTGCCCGACGGCCGCGCGGCGATCGTCGAACCGCTGGCCGAGGGCTTCCTGCTGCGGATCGCGCCCGGCCCGGCAGGCAGCCGCCAGCCGCTGCTGTCGCTGCGGTTCCTCGGCGTGGACGAGCCCAAGGCGCTGCTCGACGGCAGGGAGATCCCGCTGACACTGCGGCACGCCGAGATCCTCACGCTGCTTGCCCTGCACCCCAATGGAATGACCGCCGAACAGCTCGCACTGGTGCTGTACGGGGAATCCGGCAACCCGGTCACCGCACGCGCGGAGATCCACCGGCTGCGCACGCAGCTCGGCGCGTCCGCGATCAGCACCAAGCCGTACCGCCTGGACGCGGAGGTGGACGCGGACTTCATCAACGTCCGCCAACCGCTGCGTGAACGCCGTGTGCGCGACGCGGTGGCGTTGTGGCGCGGGCCGCTGCTACCCAGGTCCAACGCGCCGGGTGTGCGCTCGGAACGAGAACAGACGCTCGCACAGCTGCGCAGGCTCGTGCTGGAACGCCGCGACCTGGACGCCTTGTACTCGTTCGTCCGCGCGACGCCCGACCAGGAAGCGCTCGAAGCGCTCACGGGCGGCATGCCACCGGCCGACTCCCGGCAGGCCTGGGTCCAGTCGCAGCTCAGGGCGTGCATCGCGGACGAATGA
- a CDS encoding CYTH and CHAD domain-containing protein, with protein sequence MRTHREVERKYEAAPDAKLPTFGGVVAGPHHESLDATYYDTTDLRLIRGGLTLRRRAGGEDEGWHLKVPVGQDTRDEIHLPLNGKDKPPKEFADLTLGYTRGAELVPVARIETARTRWEITGAEVTDDQVTATKPDADSVVWREIEVEGDPDVLDKAEKPLRTAGFRRSALPSKLARVLGTKPTRVEPGRAAGTTVLAYVAGQLEKIKYYDILVRQDVDDSVHQMRVAIRRLRSALRVYREVLPSGELDAELQWLGRQLSPARDLEVQVARLAKAVSQLPPELVVGPVQARLTRHFAPAQAKARKDVLKVLRGKRYLRLLDQLDALVNDELSTKKAGRKAHKELPKHIGKAEAKVGARLKSGDVHRARKAAKRLRYGLEAAVPALGEPADEARKRAKAFTQQAGEYQDSVVAQPLLRTLGMQAHADGENGFTFGLLHAREEANAQQVRRELRWG encoded by the coding sequence ATGCGGACCCATCGAGAAGTCGAACGCAAGTACGAAGCCGCTCCTGATGCCAAACTGCCCACCTTCGGCGGCGTCGTCGCGGGTCCGCACCACGAGTCGCTGGACGCGACCTACTACGACACAACGGATCTGCGGCTGATCCGCGGCGGGCTGACGCTGCGCCGCCGGGCAGGCGGCGAGGACGAGGGCTGGCACCTGAAAGTCCCCGTCGGCCAGGACACCAGAGACGAGATCCACCTGCCGCTGAACGGAAAGGACAAGCCACCGAAGGAGTTCGCGGACCTGACGCTCGGTTACACGCGCGGCGCGGAGCTCGTGCCGGTGGCCAGGATCGAGACCGCGCGGACCCGGTGGGAGATCACGGGCGCGGAAGTCACCGACGACCAGGTCACGGCCACCAAACCGGACGCGGACAGCGTGGTGTGGCGGGAGATCGAGGTCGAAGGCGACCCCGACGTGCTGGACAAGGCGGAAAAACCGCTGCGGACCGCGGGATTCCGCCGTTCGGCGCTGCCGTCCAAGCTCGCCAGGGTCCTCGGCACCAAGCCCACGCGAGTCGAGCCCGGCCGTGCCGCGGGCACGACCGTCCTCGCCTACGTGGCCGGGCAGCTCGAGAAGATCAAGTACTACGACATCCTGGTCCGTCAGGACGTCGACGACTCGGTGCACCAGATGCGCGTCGCGATCCGGCGGCTGCGCAGCGCGTTGCGCGTCTACCGCGAGGTCCTGCCGAGCGGCGAACTGGACGCCGAGCTGCAGTGGCTGGGCAGGCAGCTCAGCCCGGCCCGTGACCTCGAAGTGCAGGTCGCACGGCTCGCCAAGGCCGTGTCCCAGTTGCCGCCGGAACTCGTCGTCGGCCCGGTCCAGGCCCGCCTGACCAGGCACTTCGCCCCCGCGCAGGCGAAAGCCCGCAAGGACGTGCTGAAGGTGCTGCGCGGCAAACGCTACCTGCGGCTGCTCGACCAGCTGGACGCGCTGGTCAACGACGAATTGTCGACCAAGAAAGCCGGGCGCAAGGCGCACAAGGAGCTGCCCAAGCACATCGGCAAGGCCGAGGCCAAGGTCGGCGCACGGCTGAAGTCCGGCGACGTGCACCGCGCCCGCAAAGCAGCCAAACGCCTGCGTTACGGCCTCGAAGCAGCCGTCCCCGCGCTGGGCGAACCCGCCGACGAAGCCCGCAAACGCGCCAAGGCCTTCACCCAGCAGGCGGGTGAGTACCAGGACAGCGTGGTCGCCCAGCCGTTGCTGCGCACGCTCGGCATGCAGGCCCACGCCGACGGCGAGAACGGGTTCACGTTCGGCCTGCTGCACGCCCGCGAGGAAGCCAACGCCCAGCAGGTCCGCCGCGAGCTGAGGTGGGGCTAG
- a CDS encoding TetR/AcrR family transcriptional regulator, with translation MREPGKPRRSPAPEDRQADADRTRRVLLAAAYEEFSEKGYAGARVHEIAARANVNKQLINYYFGGKEGLYRTLQSQWLKHEATFHDPGRSAADVAESYLHDGLDDPRGTRLMVWRGLSYAEGEQTPDEEPVLDLSGIVARQHSGELDADLDPACLLVGLMALTTAPHVIPDVVKKAFGVEASDPEFRERYTAFVRDVVARLAPRS, from the coding sequence ATGCGCGAACCAGGCAAGCCACGGCGCTCACCAGCACCGGAGGACCGTCAGGCGGACGCCGACCGGACCAGGCGGGTCCTGCTGGCCGCGGCGTACGAGGAGTTCTCCGAGAAGGGCTACGCGGGCGCCCGCGTGCACGAGATCGCGGCCCGCGCCAACGTCAACAAGCAGTTGATCAACTACTACTTCGGCGGCAAGGAAGGCCTCTACCGCACGCTGCAGAGCCAGTGGCTCAAGCACGAGGCGACGTTCCACGACCCGGGGCGCTCCGCGGCCGACGTCGCCGAGTCGTACCTGCACGACGGTCTGGACGACCCGCGCGGCACCCGGCTGATGGTCTGGCGCGGCCTGAGCTACGCCGAGGGGGAGCAAACCCCGGACGAGGAGCCGGTGCTGGACCTCAGCGGAATCGTCGCCCGCCAGCACAGCGGCGAACTCGACGCCGATCTTGACCCGGCCTGCCTGCTGGTCGGCTTGATGGCGCTGACCACCGCGCCGCACGTGATCCCGGACGTGGTCAAGAAGGCCTTCGGCGTCGAGGCGTCCGATCCCGAGTTCCGCGAGCGCTACACCGCCTTCGTCCGTGACGTGGTCGCCCGGCTGGCACCCCGCTCGTGA